One window from the genome of Pyxidicoccus xibeiensis encodes:
- a CDS encoding protein kinase family protein, which yields MKGDNVLVREVDGHVFLTDFGSGHYVGAATLTEPPFPPGTPAYRSAEAWRSVRLPMPDPTVPYAPGPMDDVFALGVTAYRLSTGEYPPELNLSDERGRVWNMDGPHRAP from the coding sequence GTGAAGGGCGACAACGTCCTCGTGAGAGAGGTGGATGGTCACGTCTTCCTGACCGACTTCGGCTCCGGGCACTACGTTGGCGCGGCCACCTTGACCGAGCCACCGTTCCCTCCTGGAACGCCGGCCTACCGCTCGGCGGAAGCATGGCGGTCCGTGCGGCTCCCCATGCCTGACCCGACCGTGCCCTACGCACCGGGGCCCATGGACGATGTCTTCGCACTGGGTGTCACCGCCTATCGGCTGTCGACCGGCGAGTATCCTCCCGAGCTGAATCTGTCTGACGAGCGGGGCCGGGTCTGGAACATGGACGGCCCGCATCGCGCCCCTTGA
- a CDS encoding cytochrome P450, with protein MRQAWRSGGDLAYVQLLRAKPLFLVTHPEHVRHISVTQRQNYEKLESYDTVRELLLGDSIVSAVGEDWRRQRKLMAPFFTPRAVEKFYPLFVADTQQLIQRWRGLQGRGQPVEMFDEMMQLTASIILHSVFSAESDEALHRIREAVERNIAFASERLLGMMTLPLWLPIPSHLRFHRTRRSVDDYIRGVVAKRRALPQAQWPDDLLTKLMTTPDEETGGTMADRLVVDNGVAMFVAGHETTARTLGFLWYALSQHPEVEARMHAELDAVLGEAPPTVNELKKLPYTLQVIKEVLRLYPAVPMYPRDVVADDELSGVRIPAGARVMLFAYGTHRHPDYWEDPERFDPDRWLPEREAARDPHAYHPFAAGHRVCLGNNFSLLETHVIAAMLARRFKVRLKPGHEARIDMAGTLLVRNGLPMLIEPR; from the coding sequence ATGCGGCAGGCCTGGCGCTCCGGCGGGGACCTGGCCTACGTCCAGCTCCTGCGCGCCAAGCCGCTGTTCCTGGTGACTCACCCGGAGCACGTGCGCCACATCTCCGTCACCCAACGGCAGAACTACGAGAAGCTCGAGTCCTACGACACCGTGCGCGAGCTGTTGCTAGGGGACAGCATCGTCAGCGCCGTCGGGGAGGACTGGCGGCGTCAGCGCAAGCTCATGGCGCCGTTCTTCACCCCGCGCGCGGTGGAGAAGTTCTACCCCCTGTTCGTCGCCGACACCCAGCAGCTCATCCAGCGCTGGCGGGGGCTTCAGGGGCGCGGTCAGCCAGTCGAGATGTTCGACGAGATGATGCAGCTCACCGCCTCCATCATCCTGCACTCCGTCTTCAGCGCCGAGTCGGACGAGGCGCTGCATCGCATCCGGGAGGCGGTGGAGCGCAACATCGCCTTCGCGTCGGAGCGCCTGCTGGGAATGATGACGCTGCCGTTATGGCTGCCCATCCCGAGCCACCTGCGCTTCCATCGCACGCGCCGCAGCGTGGATGACTACATTCGCGGGGTCGTCGCGAAGCGCCGGGCCCTGCCCCAGGCGCAGTGGCCGGATGACCTGCTCACCAAGCTGATGACGACGCCCGACGAGGAGACCGGCGGCACCATGGCCGACCGGCTCGTGGTGGACAATGGCGTCGCGATGTTCGTCGCCGGGCACGAGACGACGGCGCGCACGCTGGGCTTTCTCTGGTACGCGCTGTCCCAGCACCCGGAGGTCGAGGCGCGCATGCACGCCGAGCTGGACGCGGTGCTGGGCGAGGCTCCACCCACCGTCAACGAATTGAAGAAGCTGCCCTACACCCTCCAGGTCATCAAGGAGGTGCTGCGGCTCTATCCGGCCGTGCCGATGTATCCGCGCGACGTCGTGGCCGATGATGAGCTGTCCGGCGTGCGCATCCCCGCGGGCGCGCGGGTGATGCTCTTTGCCTATGGCACGCACCGCCACCCGGACTACTGGGAGGACCCCGAGCGCTTCGACCCGGACCGCTGGCTGCCCGAGCGAGAGGCCGCGCGCGACCCGCACGCCTACCACCCCTTCGCGGCGGGCCACCGCGTCTGCCTGGGCAACAACTTCTCGCTGCTCGAGACGCACGTCATCGCCGCCATGCTGGCGCGGCGCTTCAAGGTGCGCCTGAAGCCCGGGCATGAGGCGCGTATCGACATGGCGGGTACGTTGCTGGTGCGCAACGGTCTGCCCATGCTCATCGAGCCGCGCTGA